In Sulfitobacter albidus, the following proteins share a genomic window:
- a CDS encoding 50S ribosomal protein L23, which translates to MSAKPEHYDVIRKPIITEKATMASENNAVVFEVSMDSNKPQIKEAVEALFGVKVKGVNTTITKGKVKRFRGQLGTRRDVKKAYVTLEEGNTIDVSTGL; encoded by the coding sequence ATGAGCGCGAAACCAGAACACTACGACGTGATCCGCAAGCCGATCATCACCGAAAAAGCGACAATGGCGTCCGAGAACAACGCCGTCGTTTTCGAAGTGTCGATGGACAGCAACAAACCCCAGATCAAAGAGGCCGTCGAAGCGCTGTTTGGTGTGAAGGTGAAGGGCGTCAACACGACCATCACCAAGGGTAAGGTCAAGCGTTTCCGGGGCCAGCTCGGCACCCGCCGCGACGTGAAAAAGGCCTATGTGACCCTCGAAGAGGGTAATACCATCGACGTCAGCACCGGCCTCTAA
- the rplD gene encoding 50S ribosomal protein L4: protein MKLDVIKLDGGKAGSVDLDEALFGLEPRADILHRVVRWQRNNAQQGTHKVKTRSEVSYSTKKIYRQKGTGGARHGARSAPIFRKGGIYKGPTPRSHGHELTKKFRKLGLRHALSAKMKEGRVVILDEAAGASKTAALAKQIKDLGWKRALVIDGASVNEDFAQAARNIEGLDILPSMGANVYDILKRDTLVITKAGVEALEARLK from the coding sequence ATGAAACTCGATGTCATCAAACTCGACGGCGGCAAGGCCGGGTCGGTTGATCTGGACGAGGCCCTGTTCGGTCTCGAGCCACGCGCCGACATCCTGCACCGCGTCGTGCGCTGGCAGCGTAACAACGCCCAGCAAGGCACGCACAAGGTCAAGACGCGCTCCGAAGTCAGCTACTCGACCAAGAAGATCTATCGCCAGAAGGGCACCGGCGGCGCACGCCACGGCGCACGCTCTGCTCCGATCTTCCGCAAGGGTGGTATCTACAAAGGCCCCACGCCCCGCAGCCACGGCCACGAGCTGACCAAGAAATTCCGCAAACTTGGCCTGCGCCACGCGCTCTCCGCCAAGATGAAGGAAGGTCGCGTGGTCATCCTCGACGAGGCCGCAGGCGCGTCCAAAACCGCCGCCCTGGCCAAGCAGATCAAGGATCTGGGCTGGAAGCGGGCACTGGTCATCGACGGTGCGTCGGTGAACGAAGACTTCGCCCAGGCCGCCCGCAACATCGAAGGTCTGGATATCCTGCCGTCGATGGGCGCAAACGTATATGACATCCTCAAGCGTGACACGCTCGTGATCACCAAGGCAGGTGTCGAAGCACTGGAGGCCCGTTTGAAATGA
- the rplC gene encoding 50S ribosomal protein L3, protein MLRSGVIAKKVGMTRLFMEDGRQIPVTVLQLDKLQVVDQRTMDRDGYTAVQLGAGSAKAKRTSQAMRGHFAAAKVEPKRKVAEFRVDADNLIPVGEEIIADHYFAGQFVDVAGTSIGKGFAGAMKRHNFGGLRASHGVSISHRSHGSTGQCQDPGKVFKGKKMAGHMGAARVTTQNLQVVKTDASRGLIMVKGAVPGSKGGWVTVKDAVKKPFPEEAILPAALKSAAEEAAKAAEEAAAAAAAEAEAEAKRLAEEQAAQEAEALKEAEAEIEADKAEEGDADKKEGDA, encoded by the coding sequence ATGTTGCGCTCAGGCGTTATTGCGAAAAAAGTCGGCATGACCCGACTGTTCATGGAAGATGGTCGTCAGATCCCTGTGACCGTTCTTCAACTCGATAAACTTCAGGTCGTCGATCAACGCACGATGGACCGGGACGGCTATACCGCCGTTCAGCTGGGTGCCGGGTCGGCCAAGGCCAAGCGGACCAGCCAGGCGATGCGCGGCCACTTTGCCGCCGCCAAGGTTGAGCCAAAGCGGAAAGTCGCGGAATTCCGCGTCGATGCCGACAACCTCATCCCCGTGGGCGAGGAAATCATCGCCGACCATTACTTTGCCGGTCAGTTCGTCGACGTGGCGGGCACCTCCATCGGTAAGGGTTTTGCGGGTGCTATGAAGCGTCACAACTTCGGCGGTCTGCGCGCCTCGCACGGTGTGTCGATCTCCCACCGTTCGCACGGCTCCACCGGCCAGTGTCAGGATCCCGGCAAGGTTTTCAAAGGCAAGAAGATGGCCGGCCACATGGGCGCTGCCCGCGTGACCACGCAGAACCTTCAGGTGGTGAAAACCGACGCCTCCCGCGGCCTCATCATGGTCAAAGGCGCCGTTCCCGGCTCCAAAGGGGGCTGGGTCACGGTCAAGGACGCGGTGAAAAAGCCGTTCCCCGAAGAAGCGATCCTGCCCGCCGCGCTGAAATCCGCCGCTGAGGAAGCCGCCAAAGCCGCCGAAGAGGCCGCCGCAGCCGCCGCCGCAGAGGCCGAAGCCGAAGCCAAGCGCCTTGCCGAAGAGCAGGCAGCGCAGGAAGCCGAAGCGCTGAAAGAAGCCGAAGCCGAGATCGAAGCCGATAAGGCCGAAGAAGGCGACGCAGACAAGAAAGAAGGTGACGCATGA
- the rpsJ gene encoding 30S ribosomal protein S10, producing the protein MAASQNIRIRLKAFDYRVLDASTQEIVNTAKRTGASVRGPIPLPNKIERFTVLRGPHVDKKSRDQWEIRTHKRMLDIVDPTPQTVDALMKLDLAAGVDVEIKLQS; encoded by the coding sequence ATGGCTGCAAGCCAGAACATCCGCATCCGCCTGAAGGCGTTTGATTACCGGGTGCTTGATGCCTCCACCCAGGAAATCGTCAACACCGCCAAACGCACCGGCGCCTCCGTTCGCGGGCCCATCCCGCTGCCCAACAAGATCGAGCGTTTCACCGTTCTGCGTGGTCCCCACGTTGACAAGAAATCCCGCGACCAGTGGGAAATCCGTACGCACAAACGTATGCTCGACATCGTTGATCCGACACCGCAAACCGTGGACGCGCTGATGAAGCTCGACCTGGCCGCCGGTGTGGACGTCGAAATCAAACTGCAATCGTAA
- a CDS encoding anti-sigma factor family protein — MTDSDRAFTDEELGAYIDGEADADLRAAIEAARLSDPALDARLAQLEGVGNALRGAYDFDALDPPAYIAATQAPTALPLRRLAVPVGLAAAFVLGMFVSPQPVTKPGWIDQVASYQALYVTQTLAQTPADNTQSIATLAGATQSLGVDLSPATTLAELDFKRAQMLGIGESPLVQMAYLDDAGVPFAFCITRVDGADRGVATSTSHALATASWVRDGIGYVIVGGDDEARAQQLAESLQTLL, encoded by the coding sequence ATGACCGACTCAGACCGCGCCTTCACCGACGAAGAACTTGGCGCCTACATCGACGGGGAGGCAGATGCAGATCTGCGCGCCGCGATCGAGGCCGCCCGCCTGTCCGATCCCGCGCTCGATGCGCGGCTCGCCCAACTCGAGGGCGTCGGCAACGCGCTGCGCGGCGCGTATGATTTCGACGCGCTCGACCCGCCCGCCTATATCGCCGCGACGCAGGCGCCCACCGCCCTGCCGCTGCGCCGCCTCGCGGTGCCCGTCGGGCTGGCGGCGGCATTCGTGCTGGGCATGTTCGTGTCGCCACAGCCCGTGACCAAACCCGGCTGGATCGATCAGGTCGCCTCCTACCAGGCGCTTTACGTGACCCAGACGCTGGCGCAGACCCCGGCGGACAACACGCAATCCATCGCGACACTGGCGGGCGCCACGCAAAGCCTCGGCGTCGATCTTTCCCCGGCGACCACGCTTGCCGAGCTTGACTTCAAGCGGGCGCAAATGCTCGGGATCGGGGAAAGCCCGCTTGTTCAGATGGCCTATCTTGACGATGCGGGCGTGCCGTTTGCGTTTTGCATCACGCGGGTCGATGGCGCTGATCGCGGTGTCGCGACCTCGACCTCCCACGCGCTGGCGACGGCCAGCTGGGTGCGCGACGGCATCGGCTACGTGATCGTAGGCGGCGACGATGAGGCCCGCGCGCAGCAACTCGCCGAGAGCCTGCAAACCCTGCTGTGA
- a CDS encoding RNA polymerase sigma factor, protein MLTRNRADAADLAQTTCERALRAADSYTPGTALDRWIMTIARRTWLNDIRAGKVRRGAGLVAVEDIALADEKPHADVNIFAAQVLNMVEALPEGQREVIYLVSVEGYSYRETADLLDIPIGTVMSRLSTARAKLAAQLTDEGQ, encoded by the coding sequence GTGTTGACCCGCAACCGCGCCGATGCCGCCGATCTGGCCCAGACCACCTGCGAACGGGCGCTGCGCGCCGCGGACAGCTATACGCCGGGCACGGCGCTGGATCGGTGGATCATGACGATCGCCCGGCGGACCTGGCTCAACGACATCCGCGCGGGCAAGGTGCGCCGCGGCGCGGGCCTTGTCGCCGTGGAGGACATCGCGCTTGCCGACGAAAAACCTCACGCGGATGTGAATATTTTTGCGGCTCAGGTGTTGAACATGGTAGAGGCCTTGCCCGAAGGCCAGCGCGAGGTCATCTATCTGGTCTCGGTCGAAGGATACAGCTACCGCGAAACGGCGGATCTGCTGGACATCCCGATCGGCACCGTGATGAGCCGCCTTTCCACCGCGCGCGCCAAACTGGCCGCGCAACTCACCGACGAAGGACAGTGA
- a CDS encoding YceI family protein yields MRKFNPLAGLAVLSLCAATSVLADGHAQGWTLEPTLSNVSFGSIKNDYTGESHTFTKISGAVSAEGMATVTLNLGSVETLIDIRNARMAEFVFRNAPEATITAEIDMSEVNGLAVGEATTLETYGTLALLGVENELDANLFVMRLSEDRVLVSTNGMVMLSTEDAQIDAGIDKLQELASLDSITRVSPVTLRLVFDAD; encoded by the coding sequence ATGCGCAAATTCAATCCCCTCGCCGGTCTTGCGGTTCTGTCCCTCTGTGCCGCCACGTCGGTACTTGCCGACGGGCACGCACAGGGCTGGACGCTGGAGCCGACGCTCTCGAACGTCTCGTTCGGCTCGATCAAGAACGACTACACCGGTGAATCCCACACCTTCACCAAGATCTCCGGCGCCGTTTCCGCCGAAGGGATGGCCACTGTGACACTGAACCTCGGATCGGTCGAGACGCTGATCGACATCCGCAACGCGCGTATGGCGGAGTTCGTGTTCCGCAACGCACCCGAAGCCACGATCACGGCCGAGATCGACATGAGCGAAGTGAACGGGCTGGCCGTCGGCGAGGCCACCACCCTTGAGACATACGGCACCCTTGCCCTGCTGGGGGTCGAGAACGAGTTGGACGCGAACCTGTTCGTCATGCGGCTGAGCGAGGACCGGGTACTGGTCAGCACCAATGGCATGGTGATGCTGAGCACGGAAGACGCTCAGATCGACGCAGGCATCGACAAGCTGCAGGAGCTTGCAAGCCTCGACAGCATCACACGGGTGAGCCCGGTGACCCTGCGACTGGTGTTCGACGCCGATTGA
- the tuf gene encoding elongation factor Tu, whose amino-acid sequence MAKEKFERNKPHVNIGTIGHVDHGKTTLTAAITKYFGDFKAYDQIDGAPEEKARGITISTAHVEYETDTRHYAHVDCPGHADYVKNMITGAAQMDGAILVVNAADGPMPQTREHILLGRQVGIPYMVVFMNKVDQVDDEELLELVEMEIRELLSSYEYPGDDIPIIPGSALAAMNGDNPEIGEEAIRKLMAAVDEYIPTPERAVDMPFLMPVEDVFSISGRGTVVTGRVERGVINVGDEIEIVGIRDTKKTTCTGVEMFRKLLDRGEAGDNIGALLRGIDREGVERGQVLCKPASVKPHTKFEAEAYILTKEEGGRHTPFFANYRPQFYFRTTDVTGTVQLPEGTEMVMPGDNLKFDVELIAPIAMEQGLRFAIREGGRTVGAGVVSKITE is encoded by the coding sequence ATGGCAAAGGAAAAGTTTGAACGTAACAAGCCGCACGTGAACATCGGAACGATTGGTCACGTGGATCACGGCAAGACGACGCTGACGGCGGCGATCACGAAGTACTTCGGCGACTTCAAGGCGTACGACCAGATTGACGGCGCGCCCGAGGAGAAAGCGCGCGGGATCACGATTTCGACGGCGCACGTTGAGTATGAGACCGACACGCGCCACTACGCGCATGTCGACTGCCCCGGCCACGCGGACTACGTCAAGAACATGATCACCGGTGCGGCGCAGATGGACGGCGCGATCCTGGTGGTGAACGCGGCCGACGGCCCGATGCCCCAGACGCGTGAGCACATCCTGCTGGGCCGCCAGGTTGGCATCCCCTACATGGTTGTTTTCATGAACAAAGTCGACCAGGTCGACGATGAGGAGCTGCTCGAGCTCGTCGAGATGGAAATCCGTGAGCTGCTGTCCTCCTACGAGTACCCCGGCGACGACATCCCGATCATCCCCGGCTCCGCGCTGGCGGCGATGAACGGTGACAACCCCGAGATCGGCGAAGAGGCGATCCGCAAGCTGATGGCGGCCGTGGACGAGTACATCCCGACGCCCGAGCGCGCGGTGGACATGCCGTTCCTGATGCCGGTCGAGGACGTGTTCTCGATCTCCGGTCGCGGGACCGTTGTGACGGGTCGTGTCGAGCGGGGCGTGATCAACGTGGGCGACGAGATCGAGATCGTCGGCATCCGCGACACCAAGAAGACGACCTGCACGGGCGTTGAAATGTTCCGCAAGCTGCTGGACCGCGGTGAAGCGGGCGACAACATCGGCGCGCTGCTGCGCGGCATCGACCGTGAAGGCGTCGAGCGCGGCCAGGTTCTGTGCAAGCCGGCTTCCGTGAAGCCCCACACCAAGTTCGAAGCCGAAGCCTACATCCTCACCAAAGAGGAAGGCGGCCGTCACACGCCGTTCTTCGCGAACTACCGCCCGCAGTTCTACTTCCGCACGACGGACGTGACCGGCACGGTTCAGCTGCCCGAGGGCACCGAGATGGTGATGCCGGGTGACAACCTGAAGTTCGACGTCGAGCTGATCGCGCCGATCGCAATGGAGCAGGGCCTGCGCTTCGCCATCCGTGAAGGTGGCCGGACAGTGGGTGCGGGCGTTGTTTCAAAAATTACTGAATAA
- the fusA gene encoding elongation factor G produces the protein MARDYPLDRYRNFGIMAHIDAGKTTCSERILYYTGKSHNIGEVHDGAATMDWMEQEQERGITITSAATTTFWERTENGTEPDSPKHRLNIIDTPGHVDFTIEVERSLAVLDGAVCVLDANAGVEPQTETVWRQADRYKVPRMVFVNKMDKIGADFFNCVRMIEDRTGAVAVPVGIPIGAETELEGLIDLVTMEEWLWQGEDLGASWVKAPIRDSLKDMADEWRAKMIENAVEQDDDAMEAYLEGEEPDVPTLRKLLRKGTLAMAFVPVLGGSAFKNKGVQPLLNAVVDYLPSPLDVVDYMGFKPGDEDEVRNIPRRADDDMAFSGLAFKIMNDPFVGSLTFTRVYSGKLNKGDTLLNSTKGKKERVGRMMMMHSNDREEITEAFAGDIIALAGLKDTTTGDTLCSEKEPVVLETMTFPDPVIEIAVEPKTKADQEKMSAGLQRLAAEDPSFRVETDLESGQTIMKGMGELHLDILVDRLKREFKVEANIGAPQVAYRETIGHEVEHTYTHKKQSGGSGQFGEVKLLISPTEPGEGYSFESKIVGGAVPKEYIPGVEKGINSVMDSGPLAGFPVIDFKVQLLDGKFHDVDSSVLAFEIAARMCMREGMRKAGAKLLEPIMKVEVITPEEYTGGIIGDLTSRRGQVQGQDTRGNAIAIDAFVPLANMFGYINTLRSMSSGRANFTMQFDHYEAVPSNISDEIQAKFA, from the coding sequence ATGGCACGCGACTATCCGCTAGACCGCTACCGCAACTTCGGCATCATGGCCCACATCGATGCCGGCAAAACCACATGCTCCGAACGCATCCTGTACTACACGGGCAAATCCCACAACATCGGTGAGGTGCACGATGGTGCGGCCACCATGGACTGGATGGAGCAGGAGCAGGAACGCGGCATCACCATCACCTCCGCTGCGACGACCACCTTCTGGGAGCGCACCGAGAACGGCACAGAGCCCGACAGCCCCAAGCATCGCCTGAACATCATCGACACCCCCGGCCACGTTGACTTCACCATCGAAGTCGAGCGTTCGCTCGCGGTTCTCGACGGTGCCGTCTGCGTGCTGGACGCCAACGCCGGTGTCGAGCCCCAGACAGAAACCGTCTGGCGCCAGGCCGACCGCTACAAAGTGCCGCGCATGGTGTTCGTCAACAAGATGGACAAGATCGGCGCCGACTTCTTCAACTGCGTGCGCATGATCGAAGACCGCACCGGCGCGGTTGCCGTGCCCGTCGGTATCCCGATCGGTGCCGAGACCGAGCTGGAAGGTCTGATCGACCTCGTCACCATGGAAGAGTGGCTGTGGCAGGGTGAAGATCTGGGCGCGTCCTGGGTCAAAGCCCCCATCCGCGATAGCCTCAAGGACATGGCCGACGAATGGCGCGCCAAGATGATCGAGAATGCCGTCGAGCAGGACGATGACGCCATGGAAGCCTACCTCGAAGGCGAGGAGCCCGACGTCCCAACCCTGCGCAAACTGCTGCGCAAGGGCACGCTGGCGATGGCATTCGTGCCCGTGCTCGGTGGTTCTGCCTTCAAGAACAAGGGCGTGCAGCCGCTGCTCAACGCCGTGGTTGACTACCTGCCCAGCCCGCTGGACGTGGTCGACTACATGGGCTTCAAACCCGGCGATGAGGACGAAGTCCGCAACATCCCGCGCCGCGCCGACGACGACATGGCGTTCTCGGGCCTCGCGTTCAAAATCATGAACGACCCCTTCGTGGGCTCGCTGACCTTCACCCGCGTCTACTCGGGCAAGCTCAACAAGGGTGATACCCTGTTGAACTCGACCAAGGGCAAGAAAGAGCGCGTTGGCCGCATGATGATGATGCACTCCAACGACCGTGAGGAAATCACCGAAGCCTTCGCGGGCGACATCATCGCGCTGGCGGGTCTGAAAGACACCACCACCGGTGACACGCTGTGCTCCGAAAAAGAGCCGGTCGTGCTGGAGACGATGACCTTCCCCGATCCGGTCATCGAGATCGCCGTCGAGCCAAAGACAAAGGCCGACCAGGAAAAGATGTCCGCAGGTCTGCAGCGTCTCGCAGCCGAGGATCCTTCTTTCCGCGTCGAGACTGATCTCGAATCCGGTCAGACCATCATGAAGGGCATGGGCGAACTTCACCTCGACATTCTGGTGGATCGCCTCAAGCGTGAATTCAAGGTCGAGGCGAACATCGGTGCCCCCCAGGTGGCCTACCGCGAGACCATCGGTCACGAGGTCGAGCATACCTACACCCACAAGAAACAGTCGGGTGGTTCGGGTCAGTTCGGTGAAGTCAAACTGCTCATCTCCCCCACGGAGCCGGGCGAAGGCTACTCTTTCGAGTCCAAGATCGTCGGTGGCGCGGTGCCAAAGGAATACATTCCGGGCGTCGAAAAGGGCATCAACTCGGTCATGGACAGCGGTCCGCTCGCGGGCTTCCCCGTGATCGACTTCAAGGTGCAGCTGCTGGACGGCAAGTTCCACGATGTGGACAGCTCGGTCCTCGCGTTCGAGATCGCGGCACGCATGTGCATGCGTGAAGGGATGCGCAAGGCCGGCGCGAAACTGCTCGAGCCGATCATGAAGGTCGAGGTGATCACACCCGAAGAATATACCGGCGGCATCATCGGTGACCTGACGTCGCGTCGCGGCCAAGTGCAGGGTCAGGACACCCGCGGCAACGCGATTGCGATCGACGCTTTCGTGCCGCTGGCCAACATGTTCGGCTACATCAACACGCTGCGCTCGATGTCTTCGGGTCGTGCGAACTTCACCATGCAGTTCGACCACTACGAAGCCGTGCCAAGCAACATCTCCGACGAGATCCAGGCGAAATTCGCCTGA
- the rpsG gene encoding 30S ribosomal protein S7 has protein sequence MSRRHAAEKREVLPDAKYGDLILTKFMNNLMIDGKKSVAETIVYNAMDRVESKIKRAPIEVFHEALDNIQPAVEVRSRRVGGATYQVPVEVRPERRQALAIRWLIKAARARNENTMEERLAGELLDAVQSRGSAVKKREDTHKMADANKAFSHYRW, from the coding sequence ATGTCACGCCGCCACGCCGCTGAAAAACGCGAAGTTCTGCCAGACGCCAAATACGGCGATCTGATCCTGACAAAATTCATGAACAACCTGATGATCGACGGCAAGAAATCTGTCGCCGAAACCATCGTCTACAACGCGATGGACCGGGTCGAGAGCAAGATCAAACGCGCCCCCATCGAGGTGTTCCACGAAGCGCTCGACAACATCCAGCCCGCCGTCGAGGTCCGCTCGCGCCGTGTGGGTGGTGCGACCTATCAGGTTCCCGTCGAAGTGCGCCCCGAGCGCCGTCAGGCCCTCGCGATCCGCTGGCTGATCAAAGCCGCCCGCGCGCGCAACGAAAACACCATGGAAGAGCGCCTCGCAGGTGAGCTTCTGGACGCTGTGCAGTCCCGCGGTTCGGCCGTGAAAAAGCGCGAAGATACCCACAAGATGGCCGACGCCAACAAGGCGTTCAGCCACTACCGCTGGTAA
- the rpsL gene encoding 30S ribosomal protein S12: MPTIQQLIRKPRQPKRKTSKSMHLQQCPQKRGVCTRVYTTTPKKPNSAMRKVAKVRLTNGFEVISYIPGESHNLQEHSVVLIRGGRVKDLPGVRYHILRGVLDTQGVKDRKQRRSKYGAKRPK, translated from the coding sequence ATGCCAACGATTCAGCAGCTGATCCGCAAACCGCGCCAGCCAAAACGCAAAACTTCGAAATCCATGCACCTGCAGCAGTGCCCACAGAAACGTGGCGTCTGCACACGGGTCTATACAACCACACCGAAAAAGCCGAACTCGGCGATGCGTAAGGTCGCCAAGGTCCGTCTGACCAATGGCTTCGAAGTCATCTCCTACATTCCCGGCGAATCGCACAACCTTCAGGAACACTCCGTCGTCCTGATCCGCGGCGGCCGTGTGAAAGACCTTCCCGGTGTGCGCTACCACATCCTGCGCGGCGTGCTTGATACGCAAGGCGTCAAGGACCGCAAGCAGCGCCGTTCGAAATACGGTGCCAAGCGTCCGAAGTAA
- a CDS encoding putative rhamnosyl transferase: MQIIGLCRFSYPAIGGFQVDHDTIDQRIAYLYGDDRLEERFRLFEAVALPCLRAQTDPDFELIIVVGDQLPRRHLDRLHDLIADLPQARIHAEPPRPQREVMKEILNRARRDPDAPCIQFRSDDDDAVAIDYIARLRRAARDSDALIRQHKAVAFDWNKGYIAEYGPHGIQMAETFRPFDVAGLGMWVRGGCKLTIMNFAHNKINRFMPSISFDDPRMFIRGHNGWNDSRQKTPRKIDLDPIGFEHAEIFRDRFAVDLETVARVFGRA; this comes from the coding sequence ATGCAGATCATCGGGCTGTGCCGGTTTTCCTACCCGGCCATCGGGGGCTTTCAGGTCGATCACGACACGATCGATCAGCGCATTGCCTACCTCTACGGGGATGACCGCCTCGAAGAACGGTTTCGCCTGTTCGAGGCCGTGGCCCTGCCCTGTCTGCGCGCCCAGACAGACCCCGATTTCGAGCTGATCATCGTGGTGGGCGACCAGCTGCCCCGGCGGCATCTGGACCGGCTGCACGATCTGATCGCCGATCTGCCGCAGGCGCGCATCCACGCAGAGCCGCCGCGCCCGCAACGCGAGGTGATGAAAGAGATCCTCAACCGCGCGCGCCGCGACCCGGACGCGCCCTGCATCCAGTTTCGCAGCGATGACGACGACGCGGTGGCCATCGACTACATCGCGCGGTTGCGCCGCGCCGCGCGCGACAGCGATGCGCTGATCCGTCAGCACAAGGCCGTCGCGTTCGACTGGAACAAGGGCTACATCGCCGAATACGGGCCCCACGGCATCCAGATGGCCGAAACCTTCCGCCCCTTTGACGTGGCCGGTCTGGGGATGTGGGTGCGCGGGGGCTGCAAGCTCACGATCATGAATTTCGCCCACAACAAGATCAACCGCTTCATGCCGTCGATCAGTTTCGACGATCCGCGCATGTTCATCCGCGGGCACAACGGCTGGAACGACAGCCGCCAGAAGACCCCCCGCAAGATCGACCTTGATCCCATCGGATTCGAGCACGCCGAGATCTTTCGCGACCGCTTTGCCGTGGATCTTGAGACGGTCGCGCGCGTGTTCGGGCGGGCCTAG
- a CDS encoding glycosyltransferase: MGFDDMEAQKAYLYDPARMEERLRLFEAVTLPSVAGQTDPDFTFLIVTGNSLPEPYLARLRALTAGIPQCEIRQYPPRPHRRIMRKALLDWRGETDAAHLQFRLDDDDAMALDFVAAFRQTAHDIAPIRTRHPAVAVDFNRGYVYTAGAEGMKLWPYTYAYSAIALGIVVQPGSDITIMGQGHQNLWQEMPTVTFTHSDMMLRGHNDFNDSRLKGKKNVFDYQPMDADQAAHIRARFGVDDATVRAVFSRP, encoded by the coding sequence GTGGGCTTTGATGATATGGAGGCGCAAAAGGCGTATCTGTATGATCCGGCGCGGATGGAGGAGCGGCTGCGCCTGTTCGAGGCGGTCACGCTGCCCTCGGTCGCCGGACAGACCGATCCCGATTTCACCTTTCTGATCGTGACGGGCAACAGCCTGCCGGAACCCTATCTCGCGCGGCTGCGTGCGCTGACGGCGGGCATCCCGCAATGCGAGATCCGCCAGTATCCGCCGCGCCCGCACCGGCGCATCATGCGCAAGGCGCTGCTGGACTGGCGCGGCGAGACGGACGCGGCGCATCTGCAGTTCCGGCTCGACGACGACGATGCGATGGCGCTGGATTTTGTCGCGGCGTTCCGCCAGACGGCGCATGACATCGCCCCCATCCGCACGCGCCACCCGGCGGTGGCCGTGGATTTCAACCGCGGCTATGTCTATACGGCGGGCGCCGAGGGGATGAAGCTTTGGCCCTATACCTACGCCTACTCGGCGATTGCGCTGGGGATCGTGGTGCAGCCGGGCAGCGACATCACCATCATGGGACAAGGCCATCAGAACCTGTGGCAGGAGATGCCCACCGTCACCTTTACGCACAGCGACATGATGCTGCGCGGGCATAATGATTTCAACGACAGCCGGCTCAAGGGCAAGAAGAACGTGTTTGATTACCAACCCATGGACGCGGATCAGGCGGCGCATATCCGCGCGCGGTTTGGGGTGGACGATGCGACCGTGCGCGCGGTGTTCTCACGCCCGTGA
- a CDS encoding DMT family transporter — translation MSANVKGALLMMGSMVAFVINDSFLRLTEGSIPLFQLIFVRGLAATALIFALATWMGALRTRLSPMDRTLVGLRALAEITTSYFFLNALFNMPLGNLNAIMQVVPLTVTLGTALVYREAVGWRRMLAIVVGLCGVLLIIRPGAEGFNQWSLYALAAVLGVTARDLITRRLSPAAPGLSVTLGTSFAVTAAAGLASLTEAWAPIGAQNAGFIAGSAVFIFAGYFLSIQVMRVGEVGFVAPFRYTGLVVAMIVGFAVFDEIPTLLTLLGAVIVIATGLFTFYRERQLSRA, via the coding sequence ATGTCCGCGAATGTCAAAGGCGCGTTGCTGATGATGGGCTCGATGGTGGCCTTCGTCATCAACGACAGTTTCCTGCGTCTGACCGAAGGGTCGATCCCGCTTTTCCAGCTGATCTTCGTGCGCGGGCTCGCCGCCACGGCCCTGATCTTTGCGCTGGCCACCTGGATGGGTGCCCTGCGCACACGGCTCTCACCGATGGACCGCACGCTCGTCGGCCTGCGCGCGCTGGCCGAAATCACGACCTCGTACTTCTTTCTCAACGCGCTGTTCAACATGCCGCTGGGCAACCTCAACGCGATTATGCAGGTGGTGCCGCTAACGGTGACATTGGGCACCGCGCTCGTCTACCGCGAGGCGGTGGGCTGGCGGCGGATGCTGGCGATTGTCGTGGGGCTTTGCGGTGTGCTGCTGATCATCCGGCCGGGTGCGGAGGGGTTCAACCAATGGTCTCTCTACGCGCTGGCTGCCGTGCTGGGCGTCACCGCGCGCGATCTGATCACCCGCAGGCTTTCGCCCGCCGCACCGGGGCTTTCGGTGACGCTGGGCACCTCGTTCGCGGTCACCGCGGCCGCTGGACTCGCCTCACTGACAGAGGCTTGGGCCCCTATCGGCGCGCAGAACGCGGGTTTCATAGCGGGCTCCGCGGTGTTCATCTTTGCGGGCTATTTCCTTAGCATTCAGGTCATGCGCGTGGGCGAGGTCGGCTTTGTCGCGCCGTTTCGCTATACCGGTCTGGTGGTGGCGATGATCGTGGGCTTTGCCGTCTTTGACGAGATCCCGACGCTGCTGACGCTCTTGGGGGCGGTCATCGTCATCGCCACGGGGCTCTTTACCTTCTACCGCGAGCGGCAGCTGTCACGGGCGTGA